In one Salipiger abyssi genomic region, the following are encoded:
- the gyrB gene encoding DNA topoisomerase (ATP-hydrolyzing) subunit B: MAEPAGAPQEYGADSIKVLKGLEAVRKRPGMYIGDTDDGSGLHHMVYEVVDNGIDEALAGHADFVRVKIHADNSVSVRDNGRGIPVDMHAEEGVSAAEVIMTQLHAGGKFDQNSYKVSGGLHGVGVSVVNALSVWLELRIWRNGKEHYAKFSHGETVEHLRVIGDAPGESGTEVRFLASTETFSNLDYDFATLEKRLRELAFLNSGVRIILEDERPAEPLSTELYYDGGVKEFVKYLDRSKQAMMPEPIHMVGEKDGIGVEVAMWWNDSYHENVLPFTNNIPQRDGGTHMAGFRGALTRTLTRYATDSGIAKKEKVSFTGDDAREGLTCVLSVKVPDPKFSSQTKDKLVSSEVRPAVENLVNEKLSEWFEEHPGEAKIIVGKIVEAALAREAARKARELTRRKNPMDVNFLAGKLKDCSEKDPSKTELFIVEGDSAGGSAQTGRDRGTQAILPLKGKILNVERARFDRMLGSQEIGNLVMALGTGIGRDEFNIDKLRYHKIILMTDADVDGAHIRTLLLTFFYRQMPELIEGGYLYIAQPPLYKVARGKSEVYVKDQGALDDYLIQQGVEGAHLTLGTGEVIAGQDLVRVIDEARQLKRVLDAFPTHYPRHILEQAAVAGAFVPGAVDSDLQGVADRVAQRLDLIAVEYEKGWQGRITQDRGIRLARILRGVEEVRTLDGSMLRSGEARKTGSFTQALQAVYATPATLERKERRQGIYGPLGLLQAILEEGEKGLSLQRYKGLGEMNPGQLWETTLDPDARTLLQVRIDDMAEADDIFTKLMGDVVEPRRDFIQQNALSVENLDF; the protein is encoded by the coding sequence ATGGCCGAGCCCGCAGGCGCTCCGCAGGAATACGGCGCGGATTCAATCAAGGTTCTCAAAGGCTTGGAGGCGGTGCGCAAACGCCCCGGCATGTATATCGGTGACACCGATGACGGCTCGGGCCTGCACCACATGGTCTATGAGGTCGTGGATAACGGCATCGACGAGGCCCTGGCGGGTCACGCCGATTTCGTGCGCGTGAAAATCCACGCCGACAACAGCGTTTCCGTGCGCGACAACGGCCGGGGCATCCCGGTCGACATGCATGCCGAAGAGGGCGTCTCGGCGGCCGAGGTCATCATGACCCAGCTGCACGCGGGCGGGAAGTTCGACCAGAACTCCTACAAGGTCTCGGGCGGTCTGCACGGCGTCGGCGTGTCGGTGGTGAACGCGCTCTCGGTCTGGCTGGAGCTGCGCATCTGGCGCAATGGCAAGGAGCACTACGCCAAGTTCTCCCATGGCGAGACGGTCGAGCATCTGCGTGTGATCGGCGATGCGCCCGGCGAGAGCGGCACTGAGGTGCGCTTTCTCGCCTCTACCGAGACGTTCAGCAATCTCGATTACGATTTCGCGACGCTGGAAAAGCGCCTGCGCGAGCTGGCCTTCCTGAATTCCGGCGTACGCATCATCCTCGAAGACGAGCGCCCCGCCGAGCCGCTCAGCACAGAGCTGTACTATGATGGCGGCGTGAAGGAATTCGTCAAATATCTCGACCGCTCCAAGCAGGCGATGATGCCGGAGCCGATCCACATGGTCGGCGAAAAGGACGGCATCGGGGTCGAGGTCGCCATGTGGTGGAACGACAGCTACCACGAGAACGTGCTGCCCTTCACCAACAACATCCCGCAGCGCGACGGCGGCACCCATATGGCGGGCTTTCGCGGCGCGCTGACCCGCACGCTCACGCGCTATGCCACCGATAGCGGCATCGCCAAGAAGGAGAAGGTCAGCTTCACCGGCGACGATGCCCGCGAGGGTCTGACCTGCGTGCTGTCGGTCAAGGTGCCCGATCCGAAATTCTCCAGCCAGACCAAGGACAAGCTGGTCAGTTCCGAGGTGCGGCCCGCGGTCGAGAACCTGGTGAATGAAAAGCTGAGCGAGTGGTTCGAGGAACACCCCGGCGAGGCGAAGATCATCGTCGGCAAGATCGTCGAGGCGGCGCTCGCCCGCGAGGCCGCGCGCAAGGCGCGCGAGCTGACGCGGCGCAAGAACCCGATGGATGTGAACTTCCTCGCGGGCAAGCTCAAGGACTGCTCGGAAAAGGATCCGTCCAAGACCGAGCTCTTCATCGTCGAGGGCGACTCCGCCGGCGGTTCGGCGCAGACCGGGCGCGACCGGGGCACGCAGGCGATCCTGCCGCTCAAGGGCAAGATCCTGAACGTGGAGCGCGCGCGGTTCGACCGGATGCTCGGCAGCCAGGAAATCGGTAACCTGGTGATGGCGCTCGGCACCGGCATCGGCCGCGACGAGTTCAATATCGACAAGCTGCGCTATCACAAGATCATCCTGATGACCGACGCCGATGTCGACGGCGCGCATATCCGGACGCTGCTGCTGACCTTCTTCTACCGGCAGATGCCGGAGCTGATCGAGGGCGGCTATCTCTATATCGCGCAGCCGCCGCTCTACAAGGTCGCGCGCGGCAAGTCCGAGGTCTATGTGAAGGACCAGGGGGCGCTGGACGATTATCTCATCCAGCAGGGTGTGGAGGGCGCGCATCTGACGCTGGGCACCGGCGAGGTGATCGCCGGGCAGGATCTGGTGCGGGTGATCGACGAGGCGCGGCAGCTCAAGCGCGTGCTCGATGCCTTCCCCACCCATTACCCGCGCCACATTCTGGAACAGGCGGCGGTGGCCGGGGCCTTTGTGCCCGGCGCGGTGGATTCCGATCTTCAGGGCGTCGCCGACCGGGTGGCGCAGCGGCTCGATCTGATCGCGGTGGAATACGAAAAGGGCTGGCAGGGCCGCATCACCCAGGATCGCGGCATCCGTCTGGCCCGCATCCTGCGCGGTGTCGAAGAGGTCCGCACGCTGGACGGGTCGATGCTGCGCTCGGGCGAGGCGCGCAAGACCGGCAGCTTCACGCAGGCGCTGCAAGCGGTCTATGCGACCCCCGCGACGCTGGAACGCAAGGAGCGCCGGCAGGGCATCTATGGCCCGCTCGGTCTGTTGCAGGCGATCCTCGAAGAGGGCGAAAAAGGCCTGAGCCTTCAGCGCTACAAGGGGCTGGGCGAGATGAACCCGGGCCAGCTCTGGGAAACCACGCTCGATCCGGACGCGCGGACGCTGCTTCAGGTGCGCATCGACGACATGGCCGAGGCGGACGACATCTTTACCAAGCTGATGGGCGACGTGGTCGAGCCGCGCCGCGACTTCATCCAGCAGAACGCGCTGAGCGTGGAGAATCTCGACTTCTGA
- a CDS encoding CbiX/SirB N-terminal domain-containing protein: MTHSSEFSHSALIVAHGSPSDPESQEAALRALAARVGARMTDWRVQGATLAAKGRLEAAIAELGKPLIYPFFMARGWFTGQVLAKKARAMGLRMLDPFGVEPDLVTCAQRELQAMLAMRSWRAEDTALVVAAHGSAVSRTSADSAYAFTRALHSRLGFVTTRTGFIEEPPFLKDVAQGLGQAICLPYFAQESGHMAHDVPVALAAAGFEGPVLPPFISWADTPALIADSIARQSAEADLPAP, from the coding sequence ATGACTCACTCTTCGGAATTTTCGCATTCCGCCCTGATCGTCGCCCATGGCAGTCCCTCCGACCCGGAGTCGCAGGAGGCCGCGCTGCGCGCGCTGGCGGCGCGGGTCGGCGCCCGCATGACCGACTGGCGCGTTCAGGGGGCGACGCTGGCGGCCAAGGGTCGGCTTGAGGCGGCGATTGCCGAACTTGGCAAGCCGTTGATCTACCCGTTTTTCATGGCGCGGGGATGGTTTACCGGGCAGGTTCTGGCCAAGAAGGCGCGCGCCATGGGTCTGCGCATGCTCGATCCGTTTGGTGTCGAGCCCGATCTTGTGACCTGCGCCCAGCGGGAATTGCAGGCGATGCTGGCAATGCGCTCCTGGCGTGCGGAAGACACCGCGCTGGTGGTCGCAGCGCATGGCAGCGCGGTCTCGCGCACCAGCGCCGACAGCGCCTATGCTTTCACCCGCGCGCTGCATTCCCGGCTCGGCTTCGTTACCACGCGCACCGGCTTTATCGAAGAGCCACCCTTTCTCAAGGATGTGGCGCAGGGGCTGGGGCAGGCAATCTGCCTGCCCTATTTCGCGCAGGAATCCGGGCATATGGCGCATGACGTGCCGGTCGCACTGGCCGCCGCCGGATTTGAAGGGCCGGTGCTGCCGCCCTTCATCTCCTGGGCCGATACGCCGGCCCTGATCGCCGACAGCATCGCGCGTCAAAGCGCCGAGGCCGATCTGCCGGCGCCCTGA
- a CDS encoding exopolysaccharide biosynthesis protein, protein MTAQDRPRPVGEIVDRLQLAVDRDRVPLRALLEVFGESSFLPALMVPALLVVSPLSGIPLFSTICGLSIAFISAQMLFSRNHLWLPDILLRQQMDGATAQTALGKLRYVSDWIDAHSKRRFRMLTSAPFRKWLQLLCFLCGAVMPFLELVPFSSSLLGGAVLLMATALLARDGLFALLGSMAICLAVFVPLSVLGIV, encoded by the coding sequence ATGACAGCGCAGGACCGGCCGCGCCCGGTGGGAGAGATCGTCGACCGGCTACAGTTGGCCGTCGACCGCGACCGCGTTCCCCTGCGCGCGCTTCTGGAAGTGTTCGGCGAAAGCTCTTTTCTGCCCGCGCTGATGGTCCCGGCGCTGCTGGTGGTCTCACCACTCTCGGGAATTCCCCTGTTTTCAACGATCTGCGGACTCAGCATCGCGTTCATCTCGGCGCAGATGCTGTTTTCACGCAACCATCTCTGGTTGCCCGATATATTGTTGCGGCAACAGATGGATGGTGCGACGGCGCAAACTGCGCTTGGCAAGTTGCGCTATGTGAGCGACTGGATCGATGCGCATTCCAAACGCCGGTTTCGTATGCTGACCTCGGCACCGTTTCGCAAATGGCTCCAGCTTCTCTGTTTTCTTTGCGGCGCGGTGATGCCCTTTCTCGAACTGGTGCCGTTCTCATCATCGCTGCTCGGCGGCGCGGTACTGCTGATGGCCACGGCCCTGCTGGCGCGGGACGGGCTTTTTGCGCTGTTGGGCAGCATGGCGATCTGTCTGGCGGTTTTCGTGCCGCTGAGCGTACTGGGGATCGTCTGA
- a CDS encoding TrkH family potassium uptake protein gives MVTRAVLSHGLILSAIFLPPTALALIEGELELAAMTGAAAALCIGAGLAGRRLKPPHDLRAIEAVCTLVILFLCAAVLPVPAFQVLGLGPLDALFESVSGITSTGLSVAGDIYDWPLAGHLLRGWLLWCGGFAIAVAGSALILGPGNVAQAMGEAGIEERDILSSTRTQARALLWVYSIITLVSILALRPVMPNWWESAMIALSAVSTGGFSPRADSLASYSTAAQVVTMIACLATSVSLLFYVYTKRHGLRAAWTKSNARAVLGTALAGSLLVVALLLIDGVYQPLTLLQTALNFVSGMTTAGFSVAPVIDYPPLVALVLAGMFVGGGIGSTAGGIKIDRALLLAKSVRLTLTRLRAPARAVTNLTERGREIAQDRIVAIAAVLFCYVAFAFVFWLIFIASGIDALHASFEIISAQSTAGLSVGVSEPALAPHLKATLIAAMLLGRLEFVALIAALSPATWRKRS, from the coding sequence GTGGTGACCCGCGCCGTGCTGAGCCACGGGCTCATCCTTTCCGCGATTTTCCTGCCGCCTACAGCGCTTGCGCTGATCGAGGGGGAGCTGGAGCTGGCCGCGATGACTGGCGCCGCTGCGGCGCTCTGCATCGGTGCCGGGCTCGCGGGGCGGCGCCTGAAGCCGCCGCATGATCTGCGCGCCATCGAGGCGGTCTGCACCCTCGTGATCCTGTTTCTCTGTGCCGCCGTGCTGCCTGTACCGGCCTTTCAGGTGCTGGGGCTCGGCCCGCTCGATGCGCTCTTCGAGTCGGTCTCGGGCATCACGTCCACCGGGCTTTCGGTGGCCGGCGATATCTATGACTGGCCGCTGGCGGGCCATCTGCTGCGCGGCTGGCTGCTCTGGTGCGGCGGCTTTGCCATCGCGGTGGCGGGCAGCGCGCTGATCCTCGGGCCGGGCAATGTGGCGCAGGCCATGGGCGAGGCGGGGATCGAGGAGCGCGACATTCTTTCCTCCACCCGTACCCAGGCCCGGGCGCTGCTCTGGGTCTATTCGATCATCACCCTGGTCTCGATCCTGGCGCTGCGCCCGGTGATGCCGAACTGGTGGGAATCGGCGATGATCGCGCTCTCGGCGGTCTCCACCGGCGGGTTCTCGCCGCGCGCGGATTCGCTTGCTTCCTATTCCACCGCGGCGCAGGTGGTGACCATGATTGCCTGTCTCGCCACCTCCGTCTCGCTGCTCTTCTATGTCTATACCAAGCGGCACGGGCTGCGCGCCGCCTGGACCAAGAGCAACGCGCGCGCGGTGCTGGGCACGGCGCTTGCCGGCAGCCTGCTGGTCGTGGCGCTGCTCTTGATCGACGGGGTCTATCAGCCGCTGACGCTGTTGCAGACCGCGCTGAATTTCGTCTCGGGCATGACCACCGCCGGGTTTTCGGTGGCGCCGGTGATCGACTATCCGCCGCTGGTGGCGCTGGTGCTGGCGGGGATGTTCGTGGGCGGGGGCATCGGCTCGACCGCCGGCGGCATCAAGATCGACCGCGCGCTTCTATTGGCGAAAAGCGTGCGGCTGACGCTGACCCGTCTGCGCGCGCCGGCCCGCGCGGTGACCAATCTCACCGAGCGCGGCCGCGAGATCGCGCAGGACCGCATCGTCGCCATCGCGGCGGTGCTGTTCTGCTATGTGGCCTTTGCCTTCGTCTTCTGGCTGATCTTCATCGCCTCGGGGATCGACGCGCTGCATGCCAGCTTCGAGATCATCTCGGCGCAATCCACCGCCGGGCTGTCGGTGGGTGTGTCGGAGCCGGCGTTGGCGCCACATCTCAAGGCGACGCTGATCGCCGCAATGCTGCTTGGGCGGCTGGAATTCGTCGCGCTGATCGCGGCGCTGTCGCCCGCAACCTGGAGAAAAAGGAGCTGA
- a CDS encoding potassium channel family protein, translating to MRVVIVGASRFGTSTAQELLENGHEVVLVDENPERLKAAREYLDCGMVEGDGSLPTVQRDAFGDHADALVLLTNMDDVNILSAVVGRSVGFPRVVPQIVRPELVSVCEELGLTDLITPHATVARSIVRVVEGGAEAALDLRHYKGVQVLGYKIGNRCHGWTASDFELPEQARIIGLARGKDEADFVFDIEELREGDKLILVASPKAHAKLDAIFAEPDLPGDEANGAA from the coding sequence ATGCGTGTGGTGATCGTGGGAGCCTCCCGTTTCGGCACCTCCACGGCGCAGGAGCTGCTGGAGAACGGGCACGAGGTCGTGCTGGTCGACGAAAACCCCGAGCGGCTCAAGGCGGCGCGGGAATATCTCGATTGCGGCATGGTCGAGGGCGACGGCTCGCTGCCGACGGTGCAGCGCGACGCCTTTGGCGACCATGCGGATGCGCTGGTGCTGCTGACCAATATGGACGATGTGAACATCCTCTCGGCGGTGGTGGGCCGGTCGGTCGGCTTCCCCCGCGTGGTGCCGCAGATCGTGCGGCCGGAGCTAGTCAGCGTCTGCGAAGAGCTGGGGCTGACCGATCTCATCACTCCGCATGCGACTGTGGCGCGCTCGATCGTGCGCGTGGTCGAGGGCGGCGCCGAGGCGGCGCTGGACCTGCGCCACTACAAGGGCGTGCAGGTGCTGGGCTACAAGATCGGCAATCGCTGCCATGGCTGGACCGCGTCAGATTTCGAGCTGCCCGAGCAGGCGCGCATCATCGGATTGGCGCGCGGCAAGGACGAGGCGGATTTCGTCTTCGATATCGAAGAGCTGCGCGAGGGTGACAAGCTGATCCTCGTTGCCTCGCCCAAGGCGCATGCCAAGCTCGATGCGATCTTCGCCGAACCTGACCTGCCTGGTGACGAGGCCAACGGGGCGGCATAG